A genomic stretch from Balaenoptera musculus isolate JJ_BM4_2016_0621 chromosome 9, mBalMus1.pri.v3, whole genome shotgun sequence includes:
- the LOC118900536 gene encoding LOW QUALITY PROTEIN: ribulose-phosphate 3-epimerase-like (The sequence of the model RefSeq protein was modified relative to this genomic sequence to represent the inferred CDS: inserted 2 bases in 1 codon) — protein MKVSRSAEWFKERRASGCKIGPSILNSDLASLGAECLRTLDSGADYLHLDXHFVPNITFGHPVVESLRKQLGQDPFFDMHMMVSRPEQWVKPMAVAGANQYTFHLEATENPGALIKDIRENRMKVGLAIKPGTTVHWLRTQFPSLDIEVDGGVGPDTNHKSAEAGANMIVSGSAIMSSEDPRSVINLLRNVCSETFSRSMKAQGVQCFCL, from the exons ATGAAGGTCAGCCGGAGTGCAGAGTGGTTCAAG gaAAGAAGGGCATCCGGCTGCAAGATTGGCCCGTCCATCCTCAACAGCGACCTGGCCAGTTTAGGGGCTGAGTGCCTCCGGACGCTGGACTCTGGGGCCGATTATCTGCACCTGGA GCATTTTGTTCCCAACATCACCTTTGGTCACCCTGTGGTAGAAAGCCTCCGAAAGCAGCTCGGCCAGGACCCTTTCTTTGACATGCACATGATGGTGTCCAGGCCGGAACAGTGGGTAAAACCAATGGCTGTAGCAGGAGCCAATCAATATACTTTTCATCTCGAAGCTACTGAAAACCCGGGGGCTTTGATCAAAGACATTCGGGAGAACAGAATGAAGGTTGGCCTTGCTATCAAACCAGGAACTACA GTTCACTGGTTGAGGACCCAGTTCCCATCTTTGGACATTGAGGTTGATGGTGGAGTAGGTCCTGACACCAACCATAAAAGCGCAGAGGCAGGAGCTAACATGATTGTATCTGGCAGTGCCATTATGAGCAGTGAGGACCCTAGATCTGTGATCAACCTGTTAAGAAATGTTTGCTCAGAAACGTTCTCTCGATCGATGAAAGCACAAGGAGTCCAGTGTTTCTGCTTATGA